The Desulfonatronovibrio magnus genomic sequence ACCTTTTAACATCAAACCATCCAGATGTAGTCATCTTCAGAGTAACACTGCCGTCTGGATTATCTTCAATGTTCTGTTTTGGGGAAAACTGCCTTTCCTTGATGTACTTAGCCTGGCTTGGGGAAAACACAACTTCCAGCTCAATGGGATCATCATAAACCATGTCAAAAGCCAGGGACAGCTTTTCTTCAGGATCAAAGTCCTCAGGATATTCAAAAACATCCGTAGTCTGCT encodes the following:
- a CDS encoding helix-turn-helix transcriptional regulator, with protein sequence QTTDVFEYPEDFDPEEKLSLAFDMVYDDPIELEVVFSPSQAKYIKERQFSPKQNIEDNPDGSVTLKMTTSGWFDVKRWLLGFGATARVVKPEEMRQAILAEMKNAINKYETAG